From Pseudomonas hefeiensis, one genomic window encodes:
- a CDS encoding c-type cytochrome codes for MKSFIAALISFNLVSMAGAADVANTSVPSPGPDTPQQRTATFTPPAEDTLPDNAFGRLVRQGHAIFVDTKANAPEFVGNGMNCTNCHLEQGRKADSAPLWAAYTMYPAYRKKNDKVNTYAERLQGCFEFSMNGKPPPADGQVIAALTAFSYWLATGAPLGQELPGRAYPEVPQPAGGFDLAKGKVIYTKQCAVCHGNEGEGQKAGNDYVFPPLWGKDSFNWGAGMHRINTAAGFIKSNMPLGKGATLSADEAWHVAAYMNSHERPKDPRMIAGSIEQTRLKFHANDGVNLYGKEVNGVILGQGTE; via the coding sequence ATGAAGTCATTCATCGCGGCACTCATCAGTTTCAACCTAGTATCGATGGCAGGCGCTGCTGATGTGGCAAATACATCGGTCCCCTCCCCCGGCCCAGACACCCCCCAACAGAGGACGGCGACGTTTACTCCGCCCGCAGAGGACACGCTGCCTGATAACGCCTTTGGCCGTCTGGTGCGGCAAGGGCATGCGATCTTTGTCGATACCAAAGCCAACGCCCCCGAGTTCGTGGGGAACGGGATGAACTGCACCAACTGTCATTTGGAACAAGGCAGAAAAGCCGACTCGGCGCCCCTTTGGGCGGCTTACACGATGTACCCGGCCTATCGAAAAAAGAACGACAAGGTCAATACCTACGCCGAGCGCTTACAAGGTTGCTTTGAGTTCAGCATGAACGGAAAACCGCCTCCGGCCGACGGGCAGGTCATCGCCGCCCTGACTGCCTTTTCCTACTGGTTGGCAACGGGAGCACCGCTAGGCCAGGAGCTGCCCGGGCGAGCTTATCCTGAAGTGCCGCAACCGGCGGGAGGCTTCGATCTGGCCAAGGGCAAGGTCATCTACACCAAGCAATGCGCTGTGTGTCATGGCAACGAGGGCGAAGGTCAAAAGGCGGGGAACGACTACGTATTCCCACCGTTATGGGGCAAAGATTCATTCAACTGGGGCGCGGGGATGCATCGCATCAATACCGCAGCCGGGTTCATAAAGTCGAATATGCCATTGGGTAAAGGCGCCACCCTGTCCGCCGATGAGGCCTGGCACGTTGCTGCCTACATGAACAGCCACGAACGGCCGAAAGACCCCAGAATGATTGCCGGTTCCATCGAGCAGACCCGATTGAAATTCCATGCCAATGACGGGGTCAATCTTTATGGCAAAGAAGTGAACGGCGTGATACTTGGCCAGGGAACTGAATGA
- a CDS encoding universal stress protein has protein sequence MHKVLVAVDGSEHSERVVRYLIGLIQDGGLLGGNVEVHLVNAQSFLPTRIAQTMSKDELDRYYDGKSAEDAHKAIALLKQQGIAFTFHTLHGDAATRIVACSKSLGCDSIILGSHGSGFLEGIFLGSVAAKVIQLSSIPITLVK, from the coding sequence ATGCACAAAGTATTGGTCGCTGTCGATGGTTCAGAGCACTCCGAACGTGTGGTGCGTTACCTCATTGGACTGATCCAGGACGGCGGATTGCTGGGAGGCAACGTGGAAGTGCACCTGGTTAATGCGCAGTCATTTTTACCCACTCGCATCGCGCAAACCATGAGCAAGGATGAACTTGACCGTTACTACGATGGCAAAAGTGCCGAAGATGCCCATAAGGCAATCGCTCTTCTGAAGCAGCAAGGCATCGCCTTCACCTTTCATACGCTGCACGGCGACGCGGCCACCAGAATCGTGGCGTGCTCCAAATCCCTGGGGTGCGACAGCATCATCCTGGGTTCGCACGGCAGTGGTTTTCTCGAAGGCATCTTCCTGGGCTCTGTCGCGGCCAAAGTCATCCAGCTGTCCAGTATCCCGATTACCCTGGTCAAATAA
- a CDS encoding c-type cytochrome, which produces MGMSRWGSVLILSGALATSAYAADAQKTFTQGGANPAAIACSTCHGADGTGMPAAGFPRLAGLPAEYFAKQIADFRSGSRANPIMLPIAQALSEDEVQALASMLAKKPGPAVNPVNRANAAKGPGQVLALRGAWDRNIPECVSCHGPGGIGVGASFPPLAGQSTQYLVSQLNAWRQKTRKNDPDDLMGHIARSLTEAEVEAVSRYFAELSQ; this is translated from the coding sequence ATGGGTATGTCGCGATGGGGATCAGTCCTTATTTTATCCGGTGCGCTGGCAACATCCGCTTATGCAGCGGACGCGCAAAAGACCTTCACCCAAGGCGGGGCCAATCCCGCCGCCATTGCTTGTTCGACCTGTCATGGTGCGGACGGTACAGGGATGCCCGCGGCAGGCTTTCCAAGGCTTGCAGGGTTACCTGCTGAATACTTCGCAAAGCAGATCGCGGACTTTCGCTCAGGCTCCAGGGCCAACCCAATCATGCTTCCCATCGCCCAGGCGTTGAGCGAGGACGAAGTACAAGCCCTCGCCAGTATGCTCGCCAAAAAGCCAGGTCCAGCCGTCAACCCGGTCAATCGTGCGAATGCGGCCAAGGGCCCTGGGCAAGTCCTGGCGTTGAGAGGGGCGTGGGATCGAAACATACCCGAGTGTGTCTCCTGTCATGGCCCTGGCGGAATCGGGGTCGGTGCCTCTTTTCCACCGCTGGCCGGCCAATCGACTCAGTACCTGGTCTCGCAACTGAATGCCTGGCGACAGAAGACCCGAAAAAATGATCCAGACGATCTCATGGGCCACATTGCGAGGTCCCTCACTGAAGCCGAGGTCGAGGCTGTCTCCCGGTATTTTGCTGAGCTCAGTCAATAG
- the cydX gene encoding cytochrome bd-I oxidase subunit CydX, whose protein sequence is MWYFAWMLGVGFALLLAILNAMWGENEASRALSDNDEQPR, encoded by the coding sequence ATGTGGTATTTCGCCTGGATGTTGGGAGTCGGCTTTGCGCTATTGCTGGCGATATTGAATGCAATGTGGGGTGAGAATGAAGCGAGTCGGGCCTTGAGTGACAATGACGAGCAACCGCGATGA
- a CDS encoding cyd operon YbgE family protein: MTQQCSDAQPSSRIHLASLMIAIAIMLACTLYPPIMATPEGKADHALAGALFAAMSVAFVRGVGFIPRRWLWRWLFSGWTCTAALVLAGWLMFVR; the protein is encoded by the coding sequence ATGACTCAGCAATGCTCAGATGCCCAGCCGTCTTCACGCATTCATCTGGCGAGTCTGATGATTGCCATAGCCATCATGCTTGCCTGCACGCTGTACCCTCCGATAATGGCAACCCCGGAGGGAAAAGCTGATCACGCTCTGGCGGGCGCATTATTTGCGGCGATGAGCGTGGCTTTCGTCAGGGGCGTGGGTTTTATCCCGCGCCGCTGGCTGTGGCGCTGGCTGTTCTCAGGCTGGACCTGCACTGCGGCATTGGTACTGGCCGGATGGCTGATGTTCGTGCGGTGA